From Panthera uncia isolate 11264 chromosome X, Puncia_PCG_1.0, whole genome shotgun sequence, the proteins below share one genomic window:
- the TKTL1 gene encoding transketolase-like protein 1, with amino-acid sequence MADSAVSTAMAEEETKPDWKTLQILRDMANRLRIHSIRATCASSSGHPTSSSSAAEVMAVLFFHIMRYKQEDPENPDNDRFILSKRLSFVDVATGWLGQGLGAACGMAYTGKYFDKASYRVFCLLGDGESSEGSVWEALAFASHYNLDNLVAIFDVNRLGHSGALPVEHCVDVYQKRCEAFGWNTYVVDGRDVEVLCQVFLQASQVKNKPTAVVAKTFKGRGTPSIEDAENWHGKPMPKERADAIIKLIESQIQTNENLDPKPPIEDSPQINILDIEMISLPAYTVDEKVATRKACGLALAKLGHANDRVIVLDGDTKSATFADIFKKEHPERFIECFIAEQNMVSVALGCATRGRTVAFVSTFAAFLTRAFDQIRMGAISQTNINLVGSHCGISVGEDGASQMALEDLAMFRAVPNCTIFYPSDAISTEHAVFLAANSTGMCYIRTSRPETAVIYTQQESFEIGRAKVVRHSVNDKVTVIGAGVTLHEALAAAEDLSKQDISIRVIDLFTIKPLDTVTIMSSAKATGGRIITVEDHYPEGGIGEAVAAAVSMEPDILVHQLAVAGIPRSGKPSELLDMFGISAKHIIVAVKCMLMN; translated from the exons CCATCCCACGTCCTCCAGTAGTGCTGCTGAGGTCATGGCCGTGCTGTTCTTTCACATCATGAGGTATAAACAGGAGGACCCGGAGAACCCAGATAATGACCGTTTCATCCTCTCAAAG AGGCTGTCATTTGTTGATGTGGCAACCGGATGGCTTGGGCAAGGACTGGGGGCTGCTTGTGGGATGGCATATACTGGCAAGTACTTTGACAAAGCCAG CTACCGGGTGTTCTGCCTCTTGGGAGATGGTGAGTCCTCAGAAGGCTCCGTCTGGGAAGCATTGGCTTTTGCTTCCCACTACAATCTGGATAACCTTGTGGCCATCTTCGACGTGAACCGCCTGGGCCACAGTGGTGCCTTGCCCGTTGAGCACTGCGTGGATGTCTATCAGAAGCGCTGCGAAGCCTTTGG GTGGAATACTTACGTGGTGGACGGACGCGATGTGGAGGTACTGTGCCAGGTGTTCTTGCAGGCAAGTCAAGTAAAGAACAAGCCCACTGCTGTAGTTGCCAAAACCTTCAAGGGCCGGGGCACTCCAA GTATTGAAGATGCAGAAAATTGGCATGGAAAGCCAATGCCAAAAGAGCGAGCTGATGCAATTATCAAACTAATTGAGAGCCAGATACAGACCAACGAGAATCTTGACCCAAAACCCCCTATTGAAGACTCCCCTCAAATCAACATCCTAGATATAGAAATGATCTCTCTACCTGCTTACACAGTTGATGAGAAG gtAGCTACTCGGAAAGCATGTGGTTTGGCGCTGGCTAAACTGGGCCACGCAAATGATAGAGTCATTGTGCTGGATGGTGACACCAAGAGCGCCACCTTCGCAGACATATTCAAGAAGGAGCACCCTGAGCGCTTCATTGAATGTTTTATTGCTGAGCAAAACATG GTGAGCGTGGCACTGGGATGTGCCACCCGTGGTCGGACTGTTGCTTTTGTCAGCACCTTCGCTGCCTTTTTGACCCGAGCATTTGATCAAATCCGGATGGGAGCCATTTCTCAAACCAACATCAACCTTGTTGGGTCCCACTGTGGAATATCTGTTG GTGAAGATGGTGCCTCCCAGATGGCCCTGGAGGATCTGGCCATGTTCCGAGCTGTTCCCAACTGCACTATTTTCTATCCAAGTGATGCCATCTCAACAGAACATGCTGTTTTCCTGGCAGCCAATAGCacg GGGATGTGCTATATTCGGACCAGCCGACCAGAAACTGCAGTTATTTACACCCAACAAGAAAGCTTTGAGATCGGACGGGCCAAG GTCGTCCGCCACAGTGTCAATGACAAAGTCACGGTTATTGGAGCTGGAGTGACACTGCATGAAGCCTTAGCAGCTGCCGAAGATCTTTCCAAGCAAG ATATTTCCATCCGTGTCATTGACCTTTTTACCATTAAACCGCTGGATACTGTCACCATCATGTCCAGTGCAAAAGCCACAGGTGGCCGTATTATCACAGTGGAGGATCACTACCCAGAAG GTGGCATCGGGGAGGCCGTCGCTGCAGCTGTCTCTATGGAGCCTGACATCTTGGTCCATCAGCTGGCAGTGGCAGGAATCCCTCGGAGTGGGAAGCCCAGTGAGCTGCTAGATATGTTCGGAATCAGTGCAAAACACATCATAGTGGCTGTGAAATGTATGTTGATGAACTAA